TGGCCGCTGTAAAGAACTGTTTCATCCAGAAGCTGAAGTTGCTTTATCTTATCAGCCTTCTCCAAAAAGAAAAACAGACTATGATCTGATCGCTGTAAAAAAAGCGGCTGCTTGGATCAATATCGACAGCCAAGTGCCTAATGCTTTAGCAGCTCGTGCAATTCAAGACGGTACGATCGTTTTGCCAGGGCTAAAAGGAGCGGTTATGTCAGTCAAAAGAGAGCAACGCTTTGCCCAGTCACAATTTGATATATTAGTAGAAACAGATACGGGAAATCAGGCCTTTGTCGAAGTTAAAGGGATGACCTTAGAAAACGAAGGTATAGGCGCATTTCCAGACGCACCGACTCTGCGGGGATTGAAGCATGTAACGGAATTGATCGAAGCCATAGAAGCAGGCTACCAAAGTTATGTGTTATTTGTGGTTCAGTTTGAAAAAATTACAAGTGCAACGATCCATACAGCTATGCAGCCGGCTTTAGCGCAAATGATTCTATCAGGGCAACAACAAGGACTAAGTGTCATTGCTTACAATTGTTCGGTTACTCCTGCTACAATAGCAATAGAACATCAGGTACCATTTGATGTTACACAAACGTTTGAAGATCCAAATTCAGAAAGGTGAGGGTAAACATGATTCACTTAGGTATTATTGGAACAAACTGGATTAGTCATCAATTTGTCAACGCAGCGCTAGAAACAAATCGTTATGATTTGGCGGCAGTCTATTCACGCAAGCTTGAAACAGCACAAAAGTTTGGTGAAGAGTATGGTGATGTTGAATATGCAACGGATTTACACACATTTTTCGGAATTGCTCATATGGATACAGTTTATATTGCTTCACCTAATTCACTACATTTTGAACAAGCTAAGCAAGGAATTTTGGCAGGGAAAAATATTATTGTCGAAAAACCAGCCTTCTCAACACAAGAAGAAATGGCGGAAATCATCGCGTTAGCAAATCAGCAAAAAGTTTTCTTTTTTGAAGCAGCCCGCAATATCCATGAAAAGAGCTTCAAAAAAATTGGCGATCTCTTGCCGTTAAAAAATCAAATCTTAGGTGCCAATTTTACCTATATGAAATATTCTTCACGCTATGACCAAGTACTTGATGGAAAAGAGCCAAATATCTTTTCACCACATTTTTCAGGAGGGGCAATGGCCGATCTTGGTGTCTATTTAGTTTATGCCGCTGTGGGTTGGTTTGGTATGCCAAATGAAAGCCATTATTTCGCAAGAAAAATCCCGACAGACGTTGATGGGATCGGGACAGCGATTTTGAGATATGATTTGTTTGATGTGACCTTGCAGACAGGGAAAAATGCTGATTCTTTCTTAGATTCTGAAATTTATTTTGATGGTGGAACGTTAATTTTAGATAGTGTAAATGCCATCTCTAAAGCCGAGTTTCACGATCGCAACCATCAAGAACGTGAGATCATTGAACTTGTGACTGAAGAAAACCCAATGATCGAAGAAGCCCATGATTTTGCAGATGTGCTTGAAAATCCTAACGATCCAACTATGGGTGTGCGTTACGAAGAATGGGTAGAGTTGTCACGTAATGTGAATAAAGTAGTAACAACCTTAAGAA
The Enterococcus silesiacus DNA segment above includes these coding regions:
- a CDS encoding sugar fermentation stimulation protein, producing the protein MTYPNVHLAHFIDRPNRFIAECRLQETGEMVTVHVKNTGRCKELFHPEAEVALSYQPSPKRKTDYDLIAVKKAAAWINIDSQVPNALAARAIQDGTIVLPGLKGAVMSVKREQRFAQSQFDILVETDTGNQAFVEVKGMTLENEGIGAFPDAPTLRGLKHVTELIEAIEAGYQSYVLFVVQFEKITSATIHTAMQPALAQMILSGQQQGLSVIAYNCSVTPATIAIEHQVPFDVTQTFEDPNSER
- a CDS encoding oxidoreductase, coding for MIHLGIIGTNWISHQFVNAALETNRYDLAAVYSRKLETAQKFGEEYGDVEYATDLHTFFGIAHMDTVYIASPNSLHFEQAKQGILAGKNIIVEKPAFSTQEEMAEIIALANQQKVFFFEAARNIHEKSFKKIGDLLPLKNQILGANFTYMKYSSRYDQVLDGKEPNIFSPHFSGGAMADLGVYLVYAAVGWFGMPNESHYFARKIPTDVDGIGTAILRYDLFDVTLQTGKNADSFLDSEIYFDGGTLILDSVNAISKAEFHDRNHQEREIIELVTEENPMIEEAHDFADVLENPNDPTMGVRYEEWVELSRNVNKVVTTLRKSAGIVFDADKE